A DNA window from Mycolicibacter hiberniae contains the following coding sequences:
- a CDS encoding alpha/beta fold hydrolase: MVLDVEGSGVQPPVAPRVRRLFWLLERVAPAVGSRWALELWCTPPVLESSLRMPPGIPPGQPLEAHWDGHRIVGESWGEGPPVYLVHGWGGRRPHLGMFIKPLVASGHRVIAFDLPSHNESEPGVLAPGRTTAIECAEAVAAMIRTHGPARAVVAHSLGANATAFAASWGTTVGRLVFLAPMGEFPIYLDLFAARHNFGRRILAGLHRRLERRIGMSLEDTNMVRIAERTDYPPLLLIHDPDDPETPYATSEKIVASWPGARLMTTSGLGKLAHFRILRHRPAIRAGVDFIGPAAR; this comes from the coding sequence ATCGTGCTCGATGTAGAGGGCTCCGGTGTCCAACCGCCGGTGGCCCCGCGGGTTCGTCGGTTGTTCTGGCTGCTGGAGCGAGTCGCGCCCGCCGTCGGGTCGCGCTGGGCGCTGGAGCTGTGGTGCACCCCGCCGGTCCTCGAGTCCAGCCTGCGCATGCCGCCCGGCATCCCGCCCGGCCAACCGCTGGAGGCGCACTGGGACGGGCATCGCATCGTAGGCGAGTCGTGGGGCGAGGGGCCGCCGGTCTATCTGGTGCACGGCTGGGGCGGGCGTCGCCCACACCTCGGCATGTTCATCAAACCCCTGGTCGCCTCCGGCCACCGCGTTATCGCGTTCGACCTGCCCAGTCATAACGAGTCAGAGCCGGGCGTACTGGCACCGGGCCGCACCACCGCGATCGAGTGCGCCGAAGCGGTTGCCGCCATGATCCGGACACACGGGCCGGCCCGTGCCGTGGTCGCCCACTCCCTGGGGGCTAACGCGACCGCGTTCGCCGCATCGTGGGGCACGACGGTGGGGCGGTTGGTGTTCTTGGCGCCCATGGGTGAGTTCCCGATCTACCTGGATCTGTTCGCCGCGCGCCATAACTTCGGTCGACGGATACTCGCCGGTCTGCATCGACGCCTGGAGCGCCGTATCGGGATGTCGCTCGAGGACACCAACATGGTCCGGATCGCCGAGCGCACCGACTATCCGCCGCTGTTGCTCATCCACGACCCCGATGACCCCGAAACGCCCTATGCGACCAGCGAGAAGATCGTCGCGTCCTGGCCCGGCGCGCGTTTGATGACGACCTCGGGACTCGGCAAGCTGGCACACTTCCGAATCTTGAGGCACCGCCCAGCGATTCGCGCGGGTGTCGACTTCATCGGGCCGGCAGCGCGTTGA
- a CDS encoding oxygenase MpaB family protein, translating to MTVTGERPKIQIEDVDFNRRDHPDRPLRPIPPGRDHFAAQWRKMRESIFGPWIDIDKEVEPNDITRMRDDYFWQRDEHMIGAVDAFERLGHEKGRAMFEQALTQGIETVQDPPQELVDLFEHLDQLPGQFDLAAAERGRMLAMSATVAATTIIRGWALYETAMTGDISAATGATGRFADDGPRRFIETARVFAEFTLPDIFDRHSEAFQDVVRVRLMHALASRGLRRKWGDELYLKFGEPIPVTSLLGFGSGLLLSRLIDHAFGRKLTPDQLEDLAEYSSFSGRLWGAPERLHSANGLELIKSLNYVLSRGGNPSPWRAELVDAIAGPEHLETLTGTLPGPLQKVISKYAHQITSMIAFAPAGVVFGYEQIDAMIEGTIFEPLGYNFKRQVKNFERLTRLNVRIAMLADWVPWSNPIRERRKRAGAVARERITMLNKIAAARQLSLTYSHHDRSTSGEGFTG from the coding sequence ATGACTGTGACCGGTGAACGTCCGAAGATCCAGATCGAGGACGTCGATTTCAACCGACGCGACCACCCGGACCGGCCGTTGCGGCCCATCCCGCCAGGGCGGGACCACTTCGCCGCCCAGTGGCGCAAGATGCGCGAGAGCATCTTCGGGCCGTGGATCGACATCGACAAAGAGGTCGAACCCAACGACATCACCCGGATGCGCGACGACTACTTCTGGCAGCGCGACGAACACATGATCGGCGCCGTCGACGCCTTCGAACGCTTGGGCCATGAAAAGGGCCGCGCGATGTTCGAGCAGGCCTTGACCCAGGGCATCGAAACGGTGCAAGACCCGCCCCAGGAGCTCGTCGACCTCTTCGAGCACCTCGATCAGCTGCCCGGTCAGTTCGACCTGGCCGCCGCCGAACGCGGCCGGATGCTGGCGATGTCCGCCACGGTCGCGGCCACCACGATCATCCGCGGTTGGGCGTTATACGAGACCGCGATGACCGGCGACATCTCCGCGGCGACCGGGGCCACCGGCCGTTTCGCCGACGACGGACCGCGCCGCTTCATTGAAACGGCCCGCGTCTTCGCCGAGTTCACGTTGCCGGACATCTTCGACCGGCACTCGGAGGCCTTCCAGGATGTGGTGCGGGTGCGGTTGATGCACGCGCTGGCCAGTCGTGGACTGCGTCGGAAGTGGGGCGACGAGCTCTACCTCAAGTTCGGCGAGCCCATTCCGGTGACGTCACTGCTGGGATTCGGCAGTGGCCTGCTGCTCAGCCGTCTCATCGACCATGCATTCGGGCGCAAGCTCACACCGGATCAGCTGGAGGACCTGGCTGAGTACTCCTCGTTCTCCGGCCGGCTGTGGGGTGCGCCCGAGCGGCTGCACTCCGCCAACGGGTTGGAGCTGATCAAGTCGTTGAACTACGTGCTCTCCCGGGGCGGCAACCCCTCTCCCTGGCGTGCCGAGCTCGTCGACGCGATCGCGGGTCCCGAACACCTGGAGACCCTGACTGGGACGCTGCCGGGCCCGCTGCAGAAGGTGATTTCCAAGTACGCGCACCAGATCACGTCGATGATCGCGTTTGCGCCGGCCGGCGTCGTCTTCGGCTACGAGCAGATCGACGCCATGATCGAAGGCACCATCTTTGAGCCGCTGGGCTACAACTTCAAGCGCCAGGTAAAGAACTTTGAAAGGCTCACCAGGCTCAACGTGCGCATCGCCATGCTGGCCGACTGGGTGCCATGGTCCAACCCGATTCGGGAGCGCCGGAAGAGGGCGGGAGCGGTCGCGCGTGAACGGATCACGATGCTGAACAAGATTGCCGCCGCACGCCAGCTCTCGCTGACCTATTCCCATCACGACCGGTCGACATCGGGTGAGGGCTTCACCGGCTAG
- a CDS encoding PE-PPE domain-containing protein, with amino-acid sequence MHRYRTFAHATAVAALVGAATAPIAWAADSQVTLLAAEGPLSGSQTAIIIGGTFEPTPSLDFARAAQSLYLNALGFDIEANGSTVCYMDGTDPCSAALQVLTTPQLMQQGHSTLTGASNLVLAVQNSLAANPGAYSAEQPLTVFGYSQGAAVGSIAMTQLAEAGVPSELLHFVFIGSPATADGIWPNILATLDAVFGPDITNFLIDFLDLEGVLGLVTPNDLYPATIYSIDNDFASDWQGNFDTWGLWGELVPGLIRHGEYLGLTPEQIADATVSTDGYLTYVDISDDIDNFSAALNAITFGGVLNSGLLQAMYDSLVFALTNSF; translated from the coding sequence GTGCACAGATACCGGACGTTTGCCCACGCCACCGCCGTTGCGGCACTCGTCGGAGCCGCCACTGCACCGATCGCTTGGGCCGCAGACTCCCAGGTGACCTTGTTGGCTGCCGAGGGTCCGCTCTCCGGCAGCCAGACGGCGATCATCATCGGGGGCACGTTCGAGCCCACCCCGTCACTGGACTTCGCGCGGGCCGCCCAGTCGCTGTATCTGAATGCGCTGGGCTTCGACATCGAAGCGAACGGCTCGACGGTCTGTTACATGGACGGCACCGACCCGTGCAGCGCTGCGCTGCAGGTACTGACCACACCGCAGCTGATGCAACAGGGCCACAGCACCCTCACCGGAGCATCGAACCTGGTTCTGGCCGTGCAGAACTCCCTGGCGGCGAATCCGGGCGCCTACAGCGCCGAGCAGCCGTTGACGGTGTTCGGCTACTCGCAGGGCGCTGCGGTCGGCTCGATCGCCATGACCCAGCTCGCCGAAGCCGGCGTCCCCAGCGAACTGCTGCACTTCGTCTTCATCGGCAGCCCCGCCACCGCAGACGGAATATGGCCCAATATCCTGGCCACCCTCGACGCGGTGTTCGGTCCGGACATCACGAACTTCCTGATCGACTTTCTCGATCTCGAAGGCGTTCTTGGCCTGGTGACTCCGAATGATCTTTACCCGGCGACCATCTACTCGATCGACAACGACTTCGCCTCGGACTGGCAGGGGAATTTCGACACGTGGGGCCTGTGGGGCGAGTTGGTGCCCGGACTGATCCGGCACGGCGAGTACCTGGGGCTGACCCCTGAGCAGATCGCCGATGCGACCGTGTCGACCGACGGGTATCTCACCTACGTCGACATCTCCGACGACATCGACAACTTCAGCGCGGCGCTCAATGCCATTACGTTCGGGGGCGTTCTCAACAGCGGGCTGTTGCAGGCGATGTACGACTCGCTGGTGTTCGCCCTGACCAATTCGTTCTAA
- a CDS encoding glutamate synthase-related protein — MSVDSTAALEVAKWSELRDGEPFAAQVDGVDVVLVRRGDDISALYGRCAHRGALMADGHVDGDLLICDVHGWRYELETGVAPVNPAVGLAKFPAWISDDAVYVDRAAVAAFAQRNPQPYFDDGYQGQWIQPTGTADEPHVAEIHELAAHGLSRVGKHGSSAAMGVERGRLPSWDSIQLITAQLARPPLLDDEPVSTQTVIGPGARRPLVLDIPLFVSDMSFGALSEEAKTALATGAELAGTGICSGEGGMLPEEQAANTRYLYELASGRFGGDIQHARKVQAFHFKGGQGAKTGTGGHLPGAKVVGKIAEVRGLAPGTAAISPARFPDWTSLNQFADFAAQIRQVSGGIPIGYKMSAQHIEEDIDAALEIGVDYIILDGRGGGTGSAPTLFRDNISVPTIPALARARRHLDRAQARDVTLVIAGGIRTPADMVKALGLGADAIALSNAALQAIGCVGMRACHTNACPVGIATQNPQLRSRLPIDLAAKRLDRYLRSVVELMAVLARACGHGRLADFQLSDLVTFDRDFAYLSGVPYAGVIPL; from the coding sequence ATGTCCGTCGATTCAACTGCCGCACTCGAAGTCGCGAAATGGTCAGAACTTCGCGATGGCGAGCCCTTCGCTGCGCAAGTCGACGGTGTGGACGTGGTCCTGGTGCGCCGCGGGGACGATATTTCGGCGCTGTACGGCCGGTGCGCACACCGGGGGGCGCTGATGGCCGACGGTCACGTCGACGGCGACCTGCTCATATGCGACGTCCACGGATGGCGCTACGAGCTCGAGACCGGAGTCGCACCGGTCAATCCGGCGGTCGGCCTGGCGAAGTTCCCGGCCTGGATATCCGACGATGCGGTCTACGTGGACCGCGCCGCGGTGGCTGCCTTCGCCCAGCGCAACCCACAGCCGTACTTCGATGACGGATATCAGGGTCAGTGGATCCAGCCGACGGGAACGGCAGATGAACCCCACGTCGCCGAGATCCACGAACTCGCCGCCCACGGGCTGAGCCGGGTTGGTAAGCACGGTTCGTCCGCCGCCATGGGTGTCGAGCGCGGCCGACTGCCGTCGTGGGATTCGATTCAGCTGATCACTGCCCAGCTTGCCCGTCCGCCACTGCTCGATGATGAGCCGGTCAGCACCCAGACCGTCATCGGGCCGGGCGCTCGACGCCCGCTGGTCCTCGACATCCCCCTGTTCGTCAGCGACATGAGCTTCGGCGCGTTGTCCGAGGAGGCCAAGACGGCCCTGGCGACGGGCGCCGAGCTGGCCGGTACCGGCATCTGTTCCGGCGAAGGGGGAATGCTGCCGGAGGAGCAGGCGGCCAATACCCGCTACCTCTACGAACTGGCCTCCGGGCGCTTCGGCGGGGACATCCAGCACGCCCGCAAGGTGCAGGCTTTCCACTTCAAGGGCGGGCAGGGAGCCAAAACCGGCACCGGCGGCCATCTTCCCGGTGCCAAGGTCGTCGGCAAGATCGCCGAGGTCCGCGGCTTGGCGCCGGGCACGGCGGCGATCTCACCCGCCCGATTCCCGGACTGGACATCGCTGAACCAGTTCGCGGACTTCGCGGCGCAGATCCGGCAGGTCTCCGGCGGAATTCCGATCGGCTACAAGATGAGCGCCCAGCACATTGAAGAAGACATCGACGCGGCGCTGGAAATCGGGGTGGACTACATCATCCTCGATGGCCGTGGCGGGGGAACCGGGTCGGCGCCAACGCTTTTCCGCGACAACATTTCGGTCCCGACGATACCGGCCCTGGCCCGAGCACGACGGCACCTCGACCGGGCGCAGGCCCGCGACGTCACGTTGGTGATCGCCGGCGGCATCCGCACACCCGCGGACATGGTCAAAGCGCTGGGCCTGGGAGCCGACGCCATCGCGCTGTCCAACGCCGCGCTTCAAGCGATCGGATGTGTCGGGATGCGTGCCTGCCACACGAATGCCTGTCCGGTGGGCATCGCGACTCAGAATCCGCAGCTGCGATCACGGCTGCCGATTGATCTGGCCGCCAAACGGTTAGACCGCTACCTGCGCTCCGTGGTGGAGTTGATGGCGGTACTCGCCCGGGCCTGCGGGCATGGGCGGCTGGCCGACTTCCAACTCAGCGACCTGGTGACCTTCGACCGTGACTTTGCCTACCTGTCCGGAGTGCCCTACGCAGGGGTGATCCCACTGTGA
- a CDS encoding alpha/beta hydrolase, producing MAACTPDAPTVQSSSRLDRFYSQRITWESCETYTNTSIERAVFALAPTIECGRLKVPLNYQEPLGKTALIAIARVPARGESIGSLVINPGGPGGSGLFATAATASAAATRLPERFDLVGFDPRGVGSSKPAIECFTDAEADRGEFVLSTQGTTVQWTEQETQDIVDRCAQRSGGVDVLASVGTRDAARDMDVLRAVLGDEKLTFLGQSYGTRLGAVYAEQFPQNVRAMLLDGALDPKKGTVARRVDAYAGFQRSFEQMAAFCAAQTACPLGDDPAGATQQFQQIVRPLYRQPVPALRSDLGFDEAIGGVISGLYSAAAWPRIITGIAQLQRGRGDELLQLGYDFSLRDAEGRWPNFAEALYAINCMDEERLTEEQGNRLRERIFEAAPFMDPGVALSGARDGCEHWPAEPTLGIPYATDIVGLSPTLVVSITGDPSTPHAGGIELATALGSALLTVEGEGHTIVMAGTNHCVNEMAADYLVDLTVPPAGASCAL from the coding sequence GTGGCGGCCTGCACGCCAGACGCACCGACCGTTCAGTCGTCATCGCGCCTGGACCGGTTCTACTCGCAACGGATCACCTGGGAGTCCTGCGAAACCTACACCAATACCTCCATCGAGCGCGCTGTCTTTGCCCTGGCGCCGACCATCGAGTGTGGACGACTGAAAGTTCCGCTGAATTACCAAGAGCCGCTGGGCAAGACCGCGCTCATCGCGATCGCACGAGTTCCGGCGCGCGGCGAGTCCATCGGTTCGTTGGTCATCAACCCCGGAGGGCCCGGCGGTTCTGGACTGTTCGCCACCGCGGCAACGGCCAGTGCCGCGGCCACGCGGCTGCCCGAACGCTTCGACCTTGTGGGTTTCGACCCGCGCGGGGTCGGCAGCTCGAAACCGGCCATCGAGTGCTTCACCGATGCCGAGGCGGATCGGGGCGAGTTCGTGTTGAGCACCCAGGGCACCACTGTGCAATGGACCGAACAGGAAACGCAGGACATCGTGGATCGGTGCGCCCAACGCTCGGGCGGCGTCGACGTGCTGGCCAGTGTCGGCACCCGCGATGCGGCGCGCGATATGGACGTCCTGCGGGCCGTGCTCGGTGATGAGAAGCTGACCTTCTTGGGGCAGAGTTACGGGACGAGGCTGGGTGCGGTCTACGCCGAGCAGTTCCCGCAGAACGTGCGCGCGATGCTGCTCGATGGCGCCCTCGACCCGAAAAAGGGAACTGTGGCCCGACGGGTGGACGCGTACGCGGGGTTCCAGCGCTCCTTCGAACAGATGGCCGCGTTCTGCGCCGCCCAGACCGCCTGCCCATTAGGCGACGACCCGGCCGGGGCTACCCAACAGTTCCAGCAGATCGTGCGTCCGCTCTACCGACAGCCCGTGCCGGCGTTGCGTTCCGATCTGGGATTCGACGAAGCGATCGGCGGGGTGATCTCCGGTCTCTACAGCGCAGCCGCTTGGCCCCGAATCATCACGGGGATAGCGCAATTACAACGGGGGAGAGGCGACGAACTGCTGCAGCTCGGCTACGATTTCTCGCTCCGCGACGCCGAAGGGCGCTGGCCCAACTTTGCCGAGGCGCTGTACGCGATCAACTGTATGGACGAGGAAAGGCTCACCGAGGAGCAGGGTAACCGCCTGCGTGAGCGGATCTTTGAGGCCGCTCCGTTCATGGATCCTGGAGTCGCGCTCAGCGGCGCGCGTGACGGCTGCGAACACTGGCCGGCCGAGCCCACGCTGGGGATTCCGTACGCGACCGACATCGTCGGGTTATCGCCCACGCTGGTTGTGTCGATCACCGGCGACCCCAGCACTCCGCACGCCGGCGGCATTGAGCTGGCAACGGCGCTCGGCAGTGCCTTGCTCACCGTGGAAGGCGAAGGCCACACCATCGTGATGGCCGGAACCAATCACTGCGTCAACGAGATGGCCGCCGATTACCTGGTCGACCTCACCGTGCCGCCGGCCGGTGCATCCTGCGCGCTGTGA
- a CDS encoding SDR family NAD(P)-dependent oxidoreductase — MSSLAGRTALVTGAASGIGLAGARALAAEGAHVFLVGRRQDALEQAVAGIGAVHVGAIRADVTEQADLARVATTIEARGSGLDIVFANAGIAEVAPLGDITWQHYARTFNTNVGGIIFTIQAVLPLLNDGASVILCGSAGDAKASPGTSVYAASKTAVRSLARSWAAELLERRIRVNVVAPGLTETPGLADLFEGAGGALEDLTATVPMRRRARPDEIGSVIAFLASDGSTYMTGSEIYVDGGSSQF, encoded by the coding sequence ATGTCATCACTGGCAGGTAGGACAGCCCTCGTCACCGGGGCGGCATCGGGCATCGGTCTCGCCGGGGCGCGGGCGCTCGCCGCGGAGGGCGCTCACGTGTTCCTCGTCGGGCGCCGCCAAGACGCACTCGAACAAGCCGTCGCCGGCATCGGCGCCGTTCACGTCGGTGCCATTCGCGCCGACGTGACCGAGCAGGCCGACCTCGCCCGGGTCGCGACCACCATCGAGGCCAGGGGGAGCGGGCTCGACATCGTCTTCGCCAACGCAGGTATTGCCGAGGTTGCGCCGTTGGGGGATATCACCTGGCAGCATTACGCGCGGACATTCAACACCAACGTCGGCGGGATCATCTTCACCATCCAGGCCGTCCTTCCGTTGCTCAACGACGGCGCATCGGTCATCCTGTGTGGTTCCGCCGGTGACGCGAAGGCCTCGCCGGGCACCAGTGTCTACGCCGCGTCCAAGACCGCGGTCCGATCACTCGCCCGAAGCTGGGCCGCCGAACTTCTCGAGCGCAGGATCCGCGTCAATGTTGTCGCCCCAGGACTTACCGAGACTCCGGGGTTGGCCGACCTTTTCGAGGGAGCCGGTGGTGCGCTGGAGGACTTGACTGCCACGGTGCCGATGAGGCGCCGGGCACGCCCAGACGAGATCGGCAGTGTGATCGCGTTCTTGGCTTCCGACGGCAGCACCTACATGACCGGATCAGAGATCTACGTCGACGGCGGGAGCAGCCAATTCTGA
- a CDS encoding TetR/AcrR family transcriptional regulator, with the protein MPPDPSRRNEHSRRAILEACLALIGELGYDNVSIEAIAKRAGCGKQTIYRWWPSKGAVVLDAATESLNPVVVFPDTGDIVTDLRAQLMGILDLIASTSFGAAYRGVIAAGQSDPSLLRAVFDRIIEPNITGFSERAALAQQRGEMRPDADVATLRDVLYGVIEYRLFHAMAIEPQHIDALLKLTFDGVR; encoded by the coding sequence ATGCCGCCTGACCCCAGCCGACGCAACGAGCATTCACGGCGGGCGATTCTTGAGGCTTGCCTGGCCCTGATCGGTGAACTCGGCTACGACAACGTCTCTATCGAGGCAATCGCCAAACGCGCGGGCTGCGGCAAACAGACCATCTATCGCTGGTGGCCGTCGAAGGGGGCGGTGGTGCTCGACGCCGCTACCGAAAGCCTCAACCCCGTCGTCGTATTCCCCGACACCGGTGACATCGTCACCGACCTACGGGCGCAGTTGATGGGAATCCTGGACCTGATCGCGTCCACCAGTTTCGGTGCGGCCTACCGGGGTGTGATCGCCGCAGGCCAGTCCGACCCCAGCCTGTTACGTGCCGTCTTCGACCGGATCATCGAACCCAACATCACCGGGTTCAGCGAGCGAGCAGCCCTGGCCCAACAGCGCGGCGAGATGCGCCCCGACGCCGACGTGGCAACGCTGCGCGATGTGCTCTACGGAGTCATCGAATACCGGCTGTTCCACGCGATGGCGATCGAACCCCAGCACATCGACGCACTGCTGAAGCTCACATTCGACGGAGTGCGCTGA